TAAAGAACGGGCATTTGGCAAAAGTCTGCCGCTCAAAACGTAACGAAACAGTTAAACAAATAGAATCTTGTTCTGAACCTGTACCAGTTAATAGCGTTAAATCACCACGACATGCAAGGGAtaagattttattagaaatttttgttgaaggaaataaatgtttatttgaattagataCTGGAGCTGCTATTAGTTGTGTGAAtgtgaatgaatttaagaaactCTGTCCGGATGTAGCCATTAAGCCTACCAAATTATTGCTTAGGAATTTCGATAATTCTATGATAACATCAGCTGGCCAAGTAGTGGTGCAAATTCAATACAAAGATCAAATTAATACAGAAACTATTTATTTGGTACATGCAAAAGTAAACGCAGTTTTTGGTCGTGAATGGTTGAGAAATTTCCAATTAGACTGGAGCTCAATTAAAGCAGTTCGGGTTGGAAATTGTAATTCTCgaaccaataaattaaatatcttgcttCAAAAGTATGAGAATTTTTTCTCCGGGTATCGGGAAACTGGAAAAGTTTTGTTGCCTTCTTCAAATGAAACCTAATTACAAACCGGTATTTTTTAAACCTCGACCAGTAccatttgctttaaaagaaagaatagaaactGAACTTAAGAGGTTAGTTGCAGAAGACATCATTGAGCCGGTAACATATAGTGAGTGGGCTACACCAATTGTTCCTGTTATCAAACAGAATGGGAACCTACGAATCTGTGGTGATTATAAGGTGACTATCAACCCGGGACTAAAAATTGAGCAATATCCTTTACCCCGTATCGAGGACATTTTTGCTGAATTGTCAGGAGGGGAGTTCTTTACTAAAATCGACTTATCTGAGGCATACCTTCAAATGTTAATTGATGAGCGGGACCGACATCTATTGACGGTCAATACTCACAAGGGTTTGTTCCGTTACAAGAGAATGAATTATGGTATAGCCTTAGCTCCGGCAGTGTGGCAGAGAGCCATTGAACAAGTTTTATCAGGGATCGCGGGGGTACACGTATTTTTAGACGATATTACCGTAACGGGGAGAAATGATCAAGAGCATTTTGAAAGGTTAGAATTAGTACTACAGAGACTAGAAGAATATGGTCTCAGAGTAAATAAGcggaaaagtgaattttttaagaaatctgtgAATTATTGTGGTCATACAATTGATAAATTCGGCCTCCacaaaacacaagaaaaaatcGATGCAATTACGAAGGTACCAGTTCCAAAAACTGTATCTGATTTGAAGAGTTTTTTGGGTTTAGTCAATTACTACGGAAAATTTATTCCCAACTTATCTACTCGTGTCGCTCCTTTCAATAATTTACTGCAGAAAGGTACTAAATTTTTGTGGACTGCAGAATATGAAAAAGCTTTCAAGgcattgaaacaagaaattgcTTCAGACCGAATTTTATGCCATTATGATCCTAAGTTACCTCTTGTATTACAAACGGATGCATCACCAGTTGGAATAGGAGCAGCTTTAAGTCACATTATGCCAGATGGTTCGGAAAAACCAGCCATGTTTGCATCAAGGTCATTGACTAAAACGGAAGGTAATTATTCGCAGATAGACAAGGAAGCATTGAGTATCGTATGGGGAGTAAAgggattttatcaatatttatttggtCGACATTTTGATCTCGTAACCGATCATAAACCCCTAGTATCAATTTTCGCATCTAATTGTAGTTTACGATGTTTATCTGCAACACGAATGGTTCATTATGCACTTTTTCTCCAAGCATTCAGTTATACAATCAAGTATCGAAACACAAAGAATCATGGCAATGTCGATGCACTTTCACGTTTACCACTAGCAGTTGACAAGGACTGTGAGTACTTGACTGAAGCAGACGTGACAAATATTTCGAAAGTTGAATTAGTGCCTGTTACAGCAACTGACATAGCTAGAGCTACTAAAACTGATAGGAAATTGTTCGAActgtatgaaagtttaaaatctgGAACTGAATTACCTGTGCCTTGGAAAGGTAGAGAATctgaattttcattgcaaaatggtTGGATAATGTATGGTCATAGAGTATGCATTCCTGAAAAGTACCAGAATCAAGTTTTGGAAGAACTTCATGTTGGACATCCTGGAATTGTCAAAATGAAGGCCTTAGCTAGAAGCTACTGCTATTGGCAAGGTATTGATGCCAGTATAGCCAATTTTGTTCAGAACTGTTCAGTTTGTATCGCAACGAGGAACGAACCAGCAAGGATAAATCGACATCCGTTTGAATGGCCAAATGGACCTTGGCAAAGGATACACGTTGACTATGCTGGTCCTTTTATGgggaaaatgttttttgtagTCTCTGATGCATATTCGAAGTGGATAGAAGTCATTCcgatgaaaaatattacagctaGTTTTACAATTCATCATCTTCGTATCCTTTTTACTCATTATGGAATTCCCTTAACTTTGTTTAGTGATAACGGCGCAAGTTTTACTAGTTacgaatttcgacattttttgaaactgaataatattaaacatataacttcAGCACCTTACCATCCTGCTACGAACGGACAGGCAGAAAGAATAGTGCAATTGTTCAAAGCTTCGTTGAAATCGAGTAGAAGTGATTCTGGAGATCTAAAtgtgaaattacaaagatttttattacagtatagaATAACTCCACATTCCCTCACGGGAGAAACTCCGAGTGCCTTGTTTTTGAAGAGATGTATTCGCACTAGGCTTGatctttttaaaccaaatttgagaGACAAAGTTGTTCAGAAACAGAGTTCGAGACTTGACACAGAATCTATCTTGCGTGAGTTTCAGGAAGGGGAGAAAGTAGCCGTAAGAAATTATTCCGGACCTAACAAATGGAAAATTGGAACAATTATAAACCGAGATGGAACTTTGAGTTATAGCATACAAGTTGGAACTGAAATTTGGAAGAGACACGTAGATCAAATAAGGAAATGTGGGAAGTCGATTGGATTATCCCAAGCTGCTACTGAAATTCCAATTTAcgataaagaattgaattttccaGATGAGCCAGTATCCGATGATGTTGCTGAATCGGAACCGCCTGCACCTGTACCTGAAGTTGTCCCGGAACCTAAGGATGTACCTGTATCTGCCACTCCAAGTGATGATATGCCACCTAGCCCTGTACCAGAGCTTCCGGAAAGACGAAAACTGATGTGCCACTCCGACGCTCAAACCGAATCAGGAGACCTCCAGAGAGACTCCACCTGTGACTCTATATTTTGTCGGGGaggaactgttatgtatctggcaacggCCAGATTAGAAAaaggaactgttatgtatctggcaacagccagattagagAACCTTCCAGGCTGTGACGTGCGcgtgttttttttacttttttgagttCCGTAGTTCTTCGTATTGTACTTGTTCGGTGTAGTTGTTGTTATGCTTGTTCGTGCCTGTgcatcttaatactaataaatgttctttgcgtgtatgtaaaacgaatcgtatcgtctctcggtctacctggcatacatgacagaaacagtgaagagacttggtatttttaattacattttattctattccgagtggcaggcatgattatatacaagaaaacgtaGTGTAGCAgaaagcagaagtaagaagagCGAAAAAAGGGACAaacagatgatgacttgccttatataacataggatttccggccatgcGCCGCTGGAGTGACCTTagacaagggcaaaagtatcactttcatttgatagtagtactgatggcgcattatttttacaaagggattaattaaaccgaaagtggaattggatcatgaaataagggaatattttagaatgaagttactatgggctaaattaagataaagccttggaaattaattaaattgaaattagaattaaaatatcattacatatgtataaactaatctaaattaataatagCATTCAATCAAAACTATAAGCAATTGATATACAAATTCAAGTTCTCCATCTTGGTTGACAACCTTTGAGATATGGTGGGTCAGTTTTATTCcactttcttcaattttaataattgataaggTGATTGCATTTTGATGattgaatttgttttgaatatatttattgaattttaaacatttcttttgcagcaaatatttatttagaaaatcgtTTTCTTGCATTACAAAGAATTTCATCTGTAAAGTCAtgaacttaaaagaatttttaggaCATTCTAATTTTCAA
The Argiope bruennichi chromosome 6, qqArgBrue1.1, whole genome shotgun sequence DNA segment above includes these coding regions:
- the LOC129971594 gene encoding uncharacterized protein K02A2.6-like; this encodes MRIFSPGIGKLEKFCCLLQMKPNYKPVFFKPRPVPFALKERIETELKRLVAEDIIEPVTYSEWATPIVPVIKQNGNLRICGDYKVTINPGLKIEQYPLPRIEDIFAELSGGEFFTKIDLSEAYLQMLIDERDRHLLTVNTHKGLFRYKRMNYGIALAPAVWQRAIEQVLSGIAGVHVFLDDITVTGRNDQEHFERLELVLQRLEEYGLRVNKRKSEFFKKSVNYCGHTIDKFGLHKTQEKIDAITKVPVPKTVSDLKSFLGLVNYYGKFIPNLSTRVAPFNNLLQKGTKFLWTAEYEKAFKALKQEIASDRILCHYDPKLPLVLQTDASPVGIGAALSHIMPDGSEKPAMFASRSLTKTEGNYSQIDKEALSIVWGVKGFYQYLFGRHFDLVTDHKPLVSIFASNCSLRCLSATRMVHYALFLQAFSYTIKYRNTKNHGNVDALSRLPLAVDKDCEYLTEADVTNISKVELVPVTATDIARATKTDRKLFELYESLKSGTELPVPWKGRESEFSLQNGWIMYGHRVCIPEKYQNQVLEELHVGHPGIVKMKALARSYCYWQGIDASIANFVQNCSVCIATRNEPARINRHPFEWPNGPWQRIHVDYAGPFMGKMFFVVSDAYSKWIEVIPMKNITASFTIHHLRILFTHYGIPLTLFSDNGASFTSYEFRHFLKLNNIKHITSAPYHPATNGQAERIVQLFKASLKSSRSDSGDLNVKLQRFLLQYRITPHSLTGETPSALFLKRCIRTRLDLFKPNLRDKVVQKQSSRLDTESILREFQEGEKVAVRNYSGPNKWKIGTIINRDGTLSYSIQVGTEIWKRHVDQIRKCGKSIGLSQAATEIPIYDKELNFPDEPVSDDVAESEPPAPVPEVVPEPKDVPVSATPSDDMPPSPVPELPERRKLMCHSDAQTESGDLQRDSTCDSIFCRGGTVMYLATARLEKGTVMYLATARLENLPGCDVRVFFLLF